The following nucleotide sequence is from Malania oleifera isolate guangnan ecotype guangnan chromosome 4, ASM2987363v1, whole genome shotgun sequence.
accaTTCTACCAATGgcgtgtccaatttcatttaagacagtgaacaataaacttatattctataagaactgatgatctaatcttctgtatataagtcatactctacacactagatcacctactatatagaataaaagatagacatgcataatcattaaataaataatgtcaggcaaagATTGCTAaaaaagattctcattaaaattgAATAACTGatgttattaataaatactaaaatcaattacataaagcatgtttttcagtttaaatctttaacaatctcccacttagaccCAAAGCCATGCTGGCATACATCTCACTCCCAttccctctacatgactatcGAAAGTCCTAGCTGGTAAGCTCTTTGTACACAGGCTTGCCAGGTTGCTTGTCGATGCAATCTTGGTCACCATCACATCACCTCTCTGCATGATATCTTGTATTAGGTGATACTTACGCTCGGTGTGCTTTGCTGTCTTGTGGGTCTTGGGTTCCTTTGAGTTAGAAACTACCCCGCTATTATCATAGTAAAGTGTAATAGGCGATAGTACcaaaggcaccactcctagatccaatagaaagttctTGAGCCAAACAGCCTCCTTGGCTGCCTCTGAGGCTGCCACATATTTGACCTCCATGGTAGAATCAAcaacacatgattgcttgatactcctccaactaatggctccacctcctagggtaaacacatttcctGAGGTTGATTTTCTTGAATCCTTATCTGATTGAAAATCTGAGTCTGTGTGCCCAATGGGTAATAGACTATCTGCttgataaaccaacatataatccctaATCCTTTTCAagtacttgattatatgttttaccgcaGTCCAGTGTTCCTGCCCTGGGTTAGACTGATATCTGCTGACCATGCCTATGACAAAACAAATGTCAGGTCTAGTGTAAAGCATATCATACGTGAGGCGTCCTACTACTGATGCATAAGGAATtgccttcatgttctctacctcaacCGGTGTTTTAGGAAACTGATGCTTGGATAGAGATATTCCATGTCTAaaagggagtaaccctttcttggaatcctgCATGCTAAAATGGGCAAGAATCATGTTGACATATGTAGCTTGTGATAATCCCAATATCCTTTGTTTGTGATCTCACAAAAGCTTGATCACAAGGATGTGACCGGcttctcccaagtccttcatgtcgaaCTATCTggataaccataccttaaccgaagataatacccccacatcGTTTCTAATaagtaagatatcatccacatataacaccaagaataccaccacaTTTCCATCATGCTTTTTGTATGCACATGACTCATCAGtgcattgatcaaaaccataagatttaatggcttgatcaaaatggatgttccaagacctagatgcctgtttaagtccataaatggacttcttaagcttgcacaacatgtgCTGTTGGCCTACTGCTGCAAAACCATttggttgcaccatatagatgcactTATCAAGACTTCCATTAAAGAAAACTATGTTGACATCCATTTTCCAAATTTCATAATTGAAATGAGCTACAATGGATAAGAGAATTCagatagactttagcatggctaccGGCGAAAAAGTTTACTTATAGTTGATTCTCTCTTTctgagtaaacccttttgcaacaagcctagccttgaaggtttcTACCCTTTTGtctgctcctctcttcttcttatagatccacATGCATCTGATGGGTTTTATCCCTTCAAGTGGTTCTACAAGATTCTagacttgattagagtacatggaCTCCATCTCTGATTTCATAGCTTTTTGCCAGAGTTTTGCATCTTCATCTTGAAGTGCTTCACAGTAGTTGCTGGGTTTGGTATCCAGTTCATCAGGGATCCTGTCATAAGACTCTCCCAAGAACATATAACGATCAAGCTGGTGTATAACCCTCCCACTATGACGAGGCATGTTTTGCTGTGTTGATCGtgatccttgtgcaccatcatttTGCCCTGGTTGTACAATCGACGTATTGATGGTAGCTACACATGATGGGTTAAACTCAGCTCGAGGTACAACATTCCTCCCACTACGACGaggcaatgggatgtcaataactctgtcttgtggtggttcttcttgcactattggtataTCTGGTATATCTTCTCtcaactcttctagaacaatccAACTTTTGGGTTTATGGTCcattacatagtcctcttctaagaattgagcattggtgctaacaatgaccttctaATCCTTAGGataataaaataaaccacctttcgTTCCTCTAGGGTAGCCAAAAAATAAACAGACATCCgtccttgattccaacttatctgTTTTCCCTTTTAGCATGTGTTCTAGACTGCCACATATCCAAACATGCCACAGACTAGGTTTGTACCTAGTCTACAATTCCATGGGTGTAGTAGGTACTGACTTAGGTGGGACCAAGTTCAGAATATAGGCTCCTGTTTCTAGTGCGTGCCCCTAAAATGAGTTAGGcaaatctgaataactcatcatagatctgACCATATGCATAAGAGTCCACTTCCTTCTTTctgctacaccattttgttgtggcatACTAGGTGCAAACAACTGGGATTCAATTCCCTCCTCTGATAAGTAATCCATAAATTCTTGTAAGAGGTACTCGGCACCACGATCAGATCGTAGTGTCTTGATACGTTTACTCTGATGTTTCTCCATTTCTGCCTTATataccttgaatttctcaaagcattTAGACTTATGACACgtcaaataaatatacccataccttgagtaatcatcaacgaaAGTAACGACATACTCAAAGCTACCTCTAGCTTGGATATTCATGGGGCCACATAAATAAAAGTGAACCCATTCTAATGTATCTTTTGCTCTATAACCCTTGGTTGAAAAGGGCAGCTTGGTCATCTAACCTTCTAAGTAGGATTCACAGACTAGTAGTGCCTCAACTTTtaatgaacctaatggtccaTTATGAACCAACCTTTAATTCGTCTCagattaatatgacctaggcataagtgccaaagataagtttggttcaattcagaaGGTTTCTTCTCTTACATGGTAGTTTATCAGTGTTATTCAATCCATTTAGTTCCACTGTAGGAGAAATATGATTAATAACATAaagaccatccaccaatgtacTAGAATAGATAAAatgtttatttaacttaataaaaaTCGAGTTATTAAAATAAACGGAATATTCGTGATTAACCAACTTGGAAATTGAGATCAAATTCCTTTtaatggaaggtacataaagagagtctttcaatattaaaatcctatctctaccaaaagaaatgTGAATATCTCCTATTACAACTATTGACACTCTCGTgccatctcccaaaaatacataAATCTCTCCATCACTTAGCTAGAGGGTTTGTTGGAACCCCTGCAAAAAAATTGCAAATATGATTAGTGGCTCCTGTATCTACACACCAGGTACTGGTAGATATCACCACTAAACATGCttcaactactagtgaatgagatGTACCTTTGTTATTATGTTTGGCAAGATAACCTGGACATTGTAATTTTGGGTACCCTGGCTGCTTGCTGTAAAAACACTTGACCTTAGGCTTTTTCACTCCATCCTACGGCCCACGTACTACTAGAGGAGCTCCCTATGGTTTCTAACATTTTTCTGCTTCTTTCAGCCTTTTGGCCTAGAAGAAGAACCTTTCTCAGTCACAAGAGCAATAGTTGGCTTCCTGATGAGGGCCTCAGCTACTTGAAGATCTTTAAGTAGTTCTGCcaatgagtaagagagcttattcATGTCGTAGTTCAGGAAAAACTGCGTGAAAGAGTCAGGCAGCGGCTGGAGAACGATATCGACCTCGGTTTCCCCGTTAATTTCAGCTCTAAGGATCTCTAGCTCATTAAGAAGACCAACTATCTTTAGAACATGATCCCTTGCTGGGGTCCATTCTGCCATAGTAGTATTCCTAAGTTCCTTCACAACAATTTGCCTAGCAGCACGATTTTGAtccccaaacatttctttgagaTTCTGCATTATATAATAGGAAAAAAGCATAGACTGATGCAGATGTTGTAGAATATTtgacatagatgccaaaatgtaacatcACGCCATCTCATCAGTCTTAATCCACTTCCGGTAAGCTTAAGTTTCCTCATCGGTTGCTgctaatttaggtgtaatcccaagaggagggtgaaatgggtattttgaaaaaaccTTTAAAATTATTTACCACATAATCCCTGTTTctctatttaataaattaattgcaggggtttgaagctaatttaattattatatcaatgagtgttttcccaattaattatcaagtgcgtgtgaggtcattcaaacatacacacatgaaatacgagtaatgaaatgtagtgcgaaaaataaaaagagtaagggaagtgtcgcggcgtcccgggagcgcgtgtgcctcgggcggcgaactaaaaatcatttttaattttcaggaaaaataagaaatgtcggagtcgccactaacctttagtgcggttagaacacatgattactactccgttaggggtagaatcggtctacattaccagagttgagGCCGAGAGTTCGGTTActcgaggggaaggtacgagcaccccctacgcgcccgttcttatgaacggtaccttattaatttgaaattatccctaagttaatctaataattctttaaattactcctttttatgaacttataaatatatgtaaaataaataaataaataaaataataaataaataaagataatatatacgtatatatattccctcagagcttagggtacgtgatacccgaaagctcataccccccgcaataaaatcatagggattaaaaatcaaaaatactttataaaatacgctcccaaattttagaaattttatgggttttcctaagtatgaaaatactagtttgggaggttttggataatagatataatagtttaaacataataaataaataagtaaatgaataaaataataataaactagagtattaggataccacaatacgtactaatcaacatatataatagaaggtaaaatatctaacataccaataatagtagaatataaacatataatatagactaagataatgagcatatcataatattaaaatattacatgtacgttataaacaaaaagacttaaacataccataatacacataatcacgataataataataaatatccacaaataatataatacgtaataaattactataatactatatatactaaacataccatataatagcatgataccaaaacaccaaatatattatattacttaaagttttaaacttaccataataaataataccttatatattaacatacttaaagtatcataataatagtaaatatatagtattactcaatatgctatattaaaagttacctaaaatactaaattatatgcatgatgttacttataaatcctaagttattaaatacctaatattaTTAACATTCTAaaatgcacatacaactatagttttaaaataccactacaactaatctactaaaactcctaacatgatatataacacgaccaaaattttaaaatactaatcatatactataaagttaacctacaatatatgcatgaataatatataaaaaaaaagaaaaatcttacacataagaaccacaagaatatataataaaaaaaaaacccgaaacctaagaatacatattacacatacaacttaaatattacgcactaaaaaaaatgacaacataaattatcacatttaaacattacaattgaaaccttaccttggcaataaaaagaaaaatcctacaataatgaagataaacaaattagtatttataaatatggacatcctgaataaatatacaaataaaaaaatatatatatatatgatgaaatataccatgatattaaaaatgccccatacaataacaatgaatatttaataatggtaagaaaataataataataataatacaacaaaattaactgtcctaaattaatatacaaactacataatactaatactaatataattaatataataataatgctaatattaataaaccaattatataataatattactaatactaatacataaaCAATATGGTAATAACACTAATACAATTAACATAACAACAATACAACCCATATAATAACAACATTAGagataatatacaaacatataatgatattattgatggtaatatataaacaacaattataacattattaataatgatatataaacaatataatataataataaataataataatattactatcaataatatacgaataataatactaatatggttaatatagtatatacatatagataaaaaaaaaatttaaactttaagtaaaaaaccaaaaaccaatatatgtgtatatatgttaatactaataaatatataaatatatatgggtattgtgtgtgtgtgagatgCAGTGTTCATGAGGtccgtgtgcgtgtgtgtgtggtgtgtgtgtaCAGGGGATGGCAGCGGGTACTTACAGAGGGACTCGCCGGGGAGATCTGCAAAGGCTGTCGGAGTGGGGTTGGCTCGCCGGAGATGCTGGTCGGAGGGCTATCTGGCTTGTCTGGAGGGTGCAGCGGTGGGTGCAGAGGACTGGCACTGGAGACGCTGGTCGGCGGTGTGTGGAGATGGTTGCTGTCTGTCGGGTGTCCTAGTTCTGAGCTTGGAGGATGGTGGTGGTCGTGGAGCCCGTGGCCGAGGATGATGGACCTGGTGGTGGTCGTGGAGGCTTGCGGCTAGTCGCAGCAGACTCAGTGGTTGCAGGGCTGCAGCGGTTGGAGGCGTTGGAGGTTCGGGGCAGAGGAGATACGGAGTGGGGCTGTGGGAGCTGGAAGTGGGGAAGATGGCTGCTGGCAGGTTGTAAGAATTGTGCGCCGCAGGCAGCGGTTGagggaaaaaggaagaagaggaagaagaagaccaagaaaaaattttttctttttgggtgtGCGCCCCCCCTCCTGTGTGTGCTCTCGTgccccccttcttataaaaataattttgaaaaaaaccctaaaaacatttccttttttggtttatggtattttttcttttttttgggaaataatatatactactattatagaaataaggaaataataataataagaataataataataatagtaataacaaagataaataaataaataaaataataataataatagtaataaataaaggtaaaaatactaataataataataattaaaaataatgtcaataataatgaaaataataaataataataataataataaacaatataaatagaaataaaaataaaagtaataataataatactaatgaaaaataataataataataataataaataaaataatagtaataatagtaataaaaatactaataataatgataataaaaattaaaaataataatgaaaataataaataataataataataaaatagacgtaaaaaaaataaaaataaaagtaatatcaataatactaatgaaaaataataataataataaataaaataataataataataataataataataataagaaaaaataaaatagtaataataataataataataataaaataacaataataataataatacatatattgggctaccgaaatgatggcaggccctttttctgctacctaaaagaaattcaaagaagaaatctcttgtaagcccttttgagcctgaaaaattcatttattgattaacccgtcaaaggatcacaccccacactgggacagttttaaaaaaaaaaaatagtcccaaatggaattcaaatgaaaatgaagttaagattccttcataaaaggaaaagcaaaagttgcgataaaagagaaggaagaagaaaaggaagaagaaagaaaaataagggacatactacacatgtgatctttgaccaaattacccttgataaactcaacgattttgagccttatttaacccttttcttctttaacccaaaccctagcctgcattacagtccaaatgaaagtcctgaccagattggtatacattgttgtatcaaatgatttgtcagacgcaatattgtgtctgaactacgtaatgacttgatcctgaaagggtacgtaggcaacttgtccaaatgacaagttcggtcaatatcttgcaagtgcctcaattcaaacttggagcataaaacatcattatgggatgggatttttgagccttagtttcccttttattctgaaaacctgtatccctcagcctacgtttcgtcccgagtcttaaagaccatcttgagatcaaaacattggTCGGACTTGGCTGAACTAGGGGCAAGaggttctcaatggtttcacggtagaacaaggtagaagaatagtcccccaatgaaactggggcaattggtgaaagaagaaaatcagttattcagttcgaaaagttagcaccatcatcattagggctctcgaatactggtatgaattttttccattgaaatagcaggtgaactcagtaaaacatctattttgtgcatatgaccttttgatttagcaagttgatgtcctaaatgcatgatcattcatcattcattcctccatctaaaaaaaataaaaataaataaataaataaataaaataaaaataaaaataaaaatttccattcttcaaaagctccaaaaggaggacggatggtcaaaagggcttaatcaatgacacattcgccaaaagaggatccttgtgaaagacaggtaaaatggtcaagaatagttacagatgcacttAAAAGATgcaaactccgtgttgagttctagtgacgctAATTTGGGGTGTCTTCGTGTCAAAGTCAAgtttgaagccaatatcagtaacaaacgatggtaactggggcagattttggttTGAGTTTTTTTCTGGACTAATTTTGAtgccttcatatcagagtgcacaatgataacatagccaagatcagtggaggaggatcgaaactggggcaatttttgagttcattggagcaaattcaagagctttcaggacagaatcaaagtcaaaaacagggtcatgaccagtggcatgtaaacactggggcagattttgagtgccttttggaatttgaaacatgaccagaatcagcaggcacacccaagatcagagattgggttgtcgattacaagcacgttggaaggagaaaagattcatgcattaccatacatttcatgtgTTACCATATATTTCATACATTACCACACattccatgcattgcataagaaagaaaatacaaagggtatctcattcaacatgcatacatcttggcattcacgcatcattatgcacacatagcaacataccactacattctagcatcttaggaagcaacatgcatacatatagcaatagagcaccattcattcatactttcctggttgaataaacttctgaataattcttttgcatccttgactgagccattcttgtctagacatattttgaaactggggcagctagCCCCCGTGCatagattgacatactttgaaaataTGGCAGTTGAcccattggttgttgagtctcaaagagggtaatctaaagacagccaaagaaactcggGATTTTGTTCCCGATCGATAATCCCTGGTGGAGTAGTTTTGAGCCCTACATCTAAGGGCATGTTCCAAAAGATCTTGGGACCTAgcacctgattgatcatccctagtgaagcaatttttcaggacttaaaaaccatatgagcttattcttcaaagagtctcAGGATCTTACACTCAATTGATCATCCTTAGTGGAGCAAATTTTCAGGACTTAGAACCttatgcttgaggacactttccaaaaaaaTCTCCAGACTTtgtacccgattcatcatcccccatacaaagtAATCATTTCCtcggtccaaattgagtcatctaccttaaaattagggcatcagccctcacatccaaaaatgttgttcacgacgaaatcgaggtgttggatcacctcaaagctttcttgattacctcATTCGTAAgagcagtttcatccaaattattctgattatcttattcacttttatttgacccattgcggtccacgcttattgacccatcgcggtccacttttattgacccatcgcggtccattcttattaacccttcgtggtcccatcttattgacccttcgcggtcccaccttattggcctatcacggtcctattcttattgacccatcgtggtcccatcttattgacccttcgcggtcccaccttattgacctatcacggtcctattcttattgacccattgcggtcccaccttattgaccattcgcggtcctattcttattgacccattgcggtcccactttattgacctatcacggtcccatcttattgacccattgcggtcccaccttattgacctatcacggtcccatcttattgacccattgcggtcccaccttattgacctatcacggtcccattcttattgacccatcgcggtcccatcttattgacccatttcggtcccaccttattgacccatcgctgtcccatcttattgaccattcgcggtccaactcttattgacccttcacagtcccactttattgacccttggcggtcctattcttattgacccatcgcggtcccaccttattgacccttcgtggtcccaccttattgacttatcacggtcccactttattgaccctttgcggtcccaccttattgacccatcgaggtcccatcttattgaccattcactgtcccaccttattgacccttcatgaactatagctcgggttcctacacccggtgcgagtcacccttcgtgaactatagctcaggttcctacacccggtgcgagtcacctttccgtgaactatagctcgggttcctacacccggtgcaagtcaccttccgtgcactatagctcgggttcctacacccggtgcaagtcacccttccgtgaactatagctcgggttcctacacccggtgcaagtcacccttttgtgaactatagctcgggttcctacacccggtgcaagtcacccttccatgaactatagctcgggttcctacacccggtgcaagtcatcctccttgaactatagctcgggttcctacacccggtgcaagtcaccttccgtgcactatagctcgggttcctacacacggtgcaagtcaccctttcgtgaactatagctcgggttcctacactcggtgcaagtcaccttccgtgcactatagctcgggttcctacacccggtgcaagtcacccttccgtgaactatagctcgggttcctacacccggtgcaagtcacccatcgtgaactatagctcgggttcctacacccggtgcaagtcacccttcgtgaactatagcccaggttcctacacccggtgcaagtcatcctccgtgaactatagctcgggttcctacacctagtgcaaatcacctctcatgaactatagctcgggttcctacacccagtgcaagtcacccttccatgaactatagcttgggttcctacacccggtgcaagtcatcctccgtgaactatagctcgggttcctacacccggtgcaagtcacctttcgtgcactatagctcgggttcctacacccggtgcaagtcacctttccgtgaactatagctcgggttcctacacccggtgcaagtcaccttccgtgcactatagctcgggttcctacacccagtgcaagtcactcctccgtgaactatagctcgggttcctacacccggtgcaagtcacccttccatgaactatagctcgggttcctacacccggtgcaagtcatcctccgtgaactatagctcgggttcctacacccggt
It contains:
- the LOC131153797 gene encoding uncharacterized protein LOC131153797, whose amino-acid sequence is MRKLKLTGSGLRLMRWRDNLKEMFGDQNRAARQIVVKELRNTTMAEWTPARDHVLKIVGLLNELEILRAEINGETEVDIVLQPLPDSFTQFFLNYDMNKLSYSLAELLKDLQVAEALIRKPTIALVTEKGSSSRPKG